The stretch of DNA GGCTGATCGGCGGCCGGATACACCGGTTATTCCATACCTTTGGATTATTCGGACGATTTCTCCTGTACTCCGCGGTACCGAAGCATCCGCGGTACCGAAGCGTACGGTTTTGTCCGTTTCACAGACAAAGTGTGTCAAATGCGTACCGGCGCCAACTCATTGCGCGGGATCATCCAGATACGTGTCGAAATGGACGATGCAGATATTGCCGATGAAGGCAAAACTGCCGCTGAGATGGTATGGAGAACGATAAGCATCGAACAGCACGTAATGCATATATACAATTCCCGCGCCATCATCCATCAGCCGCGACACCGCTTCTGACAGACGATTTTGGCTGATTTTCGGGTTATCCACCCTGCGACACACCGTCTGTGGAAAGAAATTTTGGAAAATTTATCCACATAGTTATTCACAAATGGGGGTAAACTCTGCGGATAAACCGTGGATACCCCCAATGAAAGCGGTGGAAAAGTCGTGGACTGCCTTTCAAAGATTGTGGACAGAAAAAGCATGAAGCCTCGGCGGTGGATAACTTGGCGTTTTATCCACAATTCTTCGCTTAGTTATCCACATGGTCGCAAACGGTGGATAAGGCTGTTCGTAAGCGGTTTCAGCAGTTATCCACATATTCACCGTGCTTATTATCCTGATTACTAGAACAAACTTACGTTTCATCATTGTAAGAATTGCGAACAAGTTGAATCCGTATCTCACGGTTAAAAGAAGCAACTAGAATAGAAACCAGTTATTCACCCAAAGTAGGAGCACTATGAAAGTCGAAATCAACTCCACCGCACTTGCGGACGCGGTTGCCTGGACCACACGTGTCATCGATGCACGGCCAGCTAACCCGATTCTCGCCGGTATCAAGCTTGAAGCTGCCGACGGAACATTGCAGCTTTCCGCCTTCAACTATGAGATTTCCGCACGTCACCACATCGAAGCAGGTGTTGATGAAGCCGGAAAGGTGCTCGTTCAAGGCAAGTTGCTGGCCGATATCACCAAGTCGTTGCCGCAGGAAAAAACCTATCTTTCCACCACCGACACCACGCTGACGATTACGTCCGGCAAATCGACGTTCAATCTGCAGCTTATGCCGGAAAGTGAATATCCGGATCTGCCAGAAGCACCGGCGATGCTCGGCCAGGTCGATGCACCGACGTTCGTTCAGGCAGTGTCGCAGGCTTCGGTCGCAGTTTCGCACGAGGAAAACCGTCCGGTATTAACCGGCGTGCGTATTCAGTTCAACGGCGAAAAAGTCGTGATGACCTCCACCGACCGCTTCCGACTCTCCCGTTCCAGCTTTACCTGGACTCCACAGGACAGCAATCTGGAAACCGAAACGCTGGTTCGCGGCTCGCTGCTGCGAGATGTGGCCCGCGCTGTCGACGAACACCAGAATGTGGTCATCGATTTCAACCCGGAAAGCCCGTCATTGCTTGGTTTCGAGAACGCCGGCCGCGTTTCGACCTCGCAGTTGATTGACGGCGAATTCCCCGCGGTCGATAGGCTTTTCGCTGACGAATACCCGATCGAAGCCGTGATTTCCAAGGAAGCGTTGCTCGGCGCCATCAAGCGTGTGGCACTGGTTGCGGAACGTAATGCGCCGATTCGTATGGTCTTCGAAGGCCAGACTCTGACGCTTTCCGCCGGAACCGCCGACGAATCCCAGGCCAAGGAAGTGCTCGACATCGACATGGACGGCGAGAATATCACCGTCGCCTTCAACCCGTCGTATCTGATCGAGGGGTTGAGCGCCATCACCGAACCGTTCGTGCGCATGAAGATGACCACCGCCGTCAAGCCGGTCGAGTTCAACGGGCAGCAGGAAGCCGATTCCGACGAATCGATGGATTATCGTTATCTGCTCGTGCCGATGCGTTTCAACTGATTTCTAAAGTGCAGAATTTATCTTACGGTGTTCACTAATTTAGTTGCACACCGTAAGATATTTTTCTTTTTTGCTTTATTTTTATCCATACGTACAAGGTGAGGGGTTCGGGTGTATATCTCGCGGCTGGCGCTTGACCATTTCCGTTCATGGCCGCACCTCGTCGTCGATTTCAAACCCGGGGTGACCATACTCAAAGGTGCGAACGGACTCGGGAAAACCAATATCGTGGAGGCCATTGAAGTGCTCTCCACCGGCTCCAGCCACCGTGTATCCAGCTCGCTGCCGCTGATCGAGCGCGGGGAGGCAAAGGCAACCATCCGTGCCAATGTCAATGAAGGCAACGCTAACGGCGAAGAGAGTAATGCTGAAATCATTCATGAGCAGGGTGAAAATGGCGATGCTCAAGGTGCCACAAATTTTCCAGCCGCTGCGGATGCAAAGAACACTGGGCAATTGAATGTTCAGGGTCAGGAAAATGCAGTACTTACTGATTCCACCATGTCTCATGGCAATATTGATAGCGGCAATTCTCTTGCAGATGGCAAGGTTC from Bifidobacterium sp. ESL0728 encodes:
- the dnaN gene encoding DNA polymerase III subunit beta, with the protein product MKVEINSTALADAVAWTTRVIDARPANPILAGIKLEAADGTLQLSAFNYEISARHHIEAGVDEAGKVLVQGKLLADITKSLPQEKTYLSTTDTTLTITSGKSTFNLQLMPESEYPDLPEAPAMLGQVDAPTFVQAVSQASVAVSHEENRPVLTGVRIQFNGEKVVMTSTDRFRLSRSSFTWTPQDSNLETETLVRGSLLRDVARAVDEHQNVVIDFNPESPSLLGFENAGRVSTSQLIDGEFPAVDRLFADEYPIEAVISKEALLGAIKRVALVAERNAPIRMVFEGQTLTLSAGTADESQAKEVLDIDMDGENITVAFNPSYLIEGLSAITEPFVRMKMTTAVKPVEFNGQQEADSDESMDYRYLLVPMRFN